In Topomyia yanbarensis strain Yona2022 chromosome 2, ASM3024719v1, whole genome shotgun sequence, one DNA window encodes the following:
- the LOC131685474 gene encoding uncharacterized protein LOC131685474 isoform X2, with protein sequence MTLKSLNMKGPSSLLPLLFVLVFVGDQLHGSAGSPTQMQMVARPRYPRKDSYVAYNIHKNFKARDVNALDSLQARKAMIDVKQTIAEVERLLALDPTLPRLTKGEIEELFENVTREELAKSLREGDQNRAQHMRALMLVLPYHTNNMNPDNLQDIYTLPPVTKVIGVEGIPKHTSTEVLGGSIGITPAKQIATTQTTTTTTSTPTQFPIFRHRSTTQTASRKPVSTTQVPITTIRFSTPKPTTFHPALQNIIREDSKPAATTAEPSKAAEINEILAAIGFGNGPLPSFKPLPVGMTTPVEMARTTPKVPFNPPSSAESSEELKTLLRSFGLLNDSEETVGITSIPPVEFHQIPEYLSDAQPSHLIHNEGPKVEELEPEPPAMAKPDIRPDDFVAFKPLPDDAPLLNGDLNQLLKSFGLLDNGDRKKKSMKSETTAAPDVAPMNDVPMIDKDLVPQMATLLDTLGIQTMKKERSGRKFETKKNSNGIEPKTNGVSTKTKKTIDNEDYRKLEQLWETIRELEKLNINLTDDSLDALNLRNYNLSESLLAQGPNPLENVELMRTNEIKKRQQPNQQKKPEEPIRISLDLGESNSSSTTPASSVNSRQVEIISTTTNSTTILDVESDADPPSSTRSSSSASTSSPASTSKPESSNSGSESARIHEAYDDSFGGYDVDPVAQQPLPQPSRNGFYFLADWNSFLEVGEDPNKVVINFRPRAGDPARFLPVNVP encoded by the exons ACGCTAAAATCGCTCAACATGAAGGGACCGTCGAGTTTACTACCGTTGCTGTTCGTGCTCGTGTTCGTTGGTGATCAGCTGCACGGTTCCGCCGGAAGTCCAACGCAGATGCAGATGGTTGCCCGACCGCGCTATCCCAGGAAAGACAGCTACGTGGCGTACAATATTCACAAGAATTTCAAAGCTCGAGACGTCAACGCACTGGACTCGTTACAAGCGCGGAAGGCCATGATCGATGTTAAGCAGACGATTGCCGAAGTTGAGCGGCTGCTAGCTCTGGACCCTACTCTCCCGCGGTTAACAAA GGGAGAAATCGAGGAACTGTTTGAAAATGTCACGAGAGAAGAGTTGGCGAAATCACTTCGCGAAGGCGATCAAAACCGTGCACAGCACATGCGAGCGCTGATGCTGGTACTACCGTACCATACCAACAATATGAACCCGGATAATCTGCAGGATATTTACACGCTACCACCGGTTACCAAGGTGATTGGTGTTGAAGGTATCCCAAAGCATACTAGCACAGAAGTACTGGGAGGATCGATTGGAATCACTCCAGCTAAGCAGATCGCAACCACACAGACGACGACAACGACTACGTCGACGCCAACCCAATTTCCAATATTCCGACATCGGAGTACAACGCAGACAGCGAGCAGAAAACCCGTCTCGACAACACAGGTCCCAATTACGACGATCCGTTTCAGTACTCCAAAGCCAACTACGTTCCATCCGGCGTTGCAGAATATAATTCGTGAAGATTCAAAGCCTGCGGCCACGACGGCAGAACCAAGTAAAGCTGCTGAAATAAATGAGATTCTAGCAGCGATAGGATTCGGCAATGGACCACTGCCATCTTTCAAGCCTCTTCCCGTGGGAATGACCACACCAGTTGAAATGGCCAGAACGACACCGAAGGTGCCATTCAATCCGCCGAGCAGTGCTGAATCCAGCGAAGAACTAAAAACACTACTCCGCTCATTTGGACTGTTGAATGACAGTGAAGAGACGGTTGGCATCACATCGATCCCGCCAGTTGAGTTCCATCAAATCCCGGAATATTTGTCCGATGCACAACCATCTCATCTGATCCACAATGAAGGTCCGAAGGTGGAAGAGTTGGAACCGGAACCTCCGGCTATGGCAAAACCTGACATCAGACCGGATGACTTCGTGGCTTTCAAACCACTGCCCGATGATGCACCCCTGTTGAACGGTGATCTGAATCAGCTGTTGAAATCTTTCGGACTGTTGGATAACGGTGATCGGAAGAAGAAATCAATGAAGTCGGAAACGACGGCAGCACCGGACGTGGCGCCAATGAATGACGTGCCGATGATCGACAAAGATTTGGTTCCGCAGATGGCTACGTTGCTGGATACGCTAGGGATTCAAACAATGAAAAAGGAACGCAGTGGACGGAAGTTCGAAACAAAGAAGAATTCCAATGGGATAGAACCGAAGACGAATGGAGTTTCAACCAAAACGAAGAAGACAATCGATAACGAGGACTACCGTAAATTAGAACAGTTATGGGAAACGATTCGAGAATTGGAGAAACTCAACATTAATCTCACAGATGATTCTCTGGATGCTCTCAATCTCCGGAACTACAACCTGAGTGAGTCATTGCTTGCGCAAGGACCAAACCCGTTGGAAAACGTGGAACTAATGCGCACGAACGAAATCAAGAAGCGTCAGCAGCCGAACCAGCAAAAGAAACCAGAAGAACCTATCAGAATCTCCTTGGATTTAGGAGAGAGCAATTCTTCCTCCACCACGCCTGCCAGCAGCGTAAACTCCCGCCAAGTAGAAATCATTTCCACTACCACGAACAGTACCACAATTCTGGACGTAGAGTCCGACGCTGATCCACCAAGTTCAACCCGATCATCATCATCCGCATCAACATCATCACCAGCATCGACATCGAAACCGGAATCATCTAACAGCGGATCGGAATCGGCCCGAATACACGAAGCCTACGATGACTCCTTCGGTGGATACGATGTGGACCCGGTGGCTCAGCAACCACTGCCTCAGCCCAGTCGCAATGGATTCTACTTCCTGGCGGATTGGAACTCGTTTCTGGAGGTCGGTGAAGATCCCAACAAGGTGGTTATTAATTTCCGACCGCGAGCTGGTGATCCCGCTCGGTTCCTCCCGGTTAATGTGCCGTAA
- the LOC131685474 gene encoding uncharacterized protein LOC131685474 isoform X1 has product MAHSTTSICGPTSSSVDASKMMCNRKQTLKSLNMKGPSSLLPLLFVLVFVGDQLHGSAGSPTQMQMVARPRYPRKDSYVAYNIHKNFKARDVNALDSLQARKAMIDVKQTIAEVERLLALDPTLPRLTKGEIEELFENVTREELAKSLREGDQNRAQHMRALMLVLPYHTNNMNPDNLQDIYTLPPVTKVIGVEGIPKHTSTEVLGGSIGITPAKQIATTQTTTTTTSTPTQFPIFRHRSTTQTASRKPVSTTQVPITTIRFSTPKPTTFHPALQNIIREDSKPAATTAEPSKAAEINEILAAIGFGNGPLPSFKPLPVGMTTPVEMARTTPKVPFNPPSSAESSEELKTLLRSFGLLNDSEETVGITSIPPVEFHQIPEYLSDAQPSHLIHNEGPKVEELEPEPPAMAKPDIRPDDFVAFKPLPDDAPLLNGDLNQLLKSFGLLDNGDRKKKSMKSETTAAPDVAPMNDVPMIDKDLVPQMATLLDTLGIQTMKKERSGRKFETKKNSNGIEPKTNGVSTKTKKTIDNEDYRKLEQLWETIRELEKLNINLTDDSLDALNLRNYNLSESLLAQGPNPLENVELMRTNEIKKRQQPNQQKKPEEPIRISLDLGESNSSSTTPASSVNSRQVEIISTTTNSTTILDVESDADPPSSTRSSSSASTSSPASTSKPESSNSGSESARIHEAYDDSFGGYDVDPVAQQPLPQPSRNGFYFLADWNSFLEVGEDPNKVVINFRPRAGDPARFLPVNVP; this is encoded by the exons ACGCTAAAATCGCTCAACATGAAGGGACCGTCGAGTTTACTACCGTTGCTGTTCGTGCTCGTGTTCGTTGGTGATCAGCTGCACGGTTCCGCCGGAAGTCCAACGCAGATGCAGATGGTTGCCCGACCGCGCTATCCCAGGAAAGACAGCTACGTGGCGTACAATATTCACAAGAATTTCAAAGCTCGAGACGTCAACGCACTGGACTCGTTACAAGCGCGGAAGGCCATGATCGATGTTAAGCAGACGATTGCCGAAGTTGAGCGGCTGCTAGCTCTGGACCCTACTCTCCCGCGGTTAACAAA GGGAGAAATCGAGGAACTGTTTGAAAATGTCACGAGAGAAGAGTTGGCGAAATCACTTCGCGAAGGCGATCAAAACCGTGCACAGCACATGCGAGCGCTGATGCTGGTACTACCGTACCATACCAACAATATGAACCCGGATAATCTGCAGGATATTTACACGCTACCACCGGTTACCAAGGTGATTGGTGTTGAAGGTATCCCAAAGCATACTAGCACAGAAGTACTGGGAGGATCGATTGGAATCACTCCAGCTAAGCAGATCGCAACCACACAGACGACGACAACGACTACGTCGACGCCAACCCAATTTCCAATATTCCGACATCGGAGTACAACGCAGACAGCGAGCAGAAAACCCGTCTCGACAACACAGGTCCCAATTACGACGATCCGTTTCAGTACTCCAAAGCCAACTACGTTCCATCCGGCGTTGCAGAATATAATTCGTGAAGATTCAAAGCCTGCGGCCACGACGGCAGAACCAAGTAAAGCTGCTGAAATAAATGAGATTCTAGCAGCGATAGGATTCGGCAATGGACCACTGCCATCTTTCAAGCCTCTTCCCGTGGGAATGACCACACCAGTTGAAATGGCCAGAACGACACCGAAGGTGCCATTCAATCCGCCGAGCAGTGCTGAATCCAGCGAAGAACTAAAAACACTACTCCGCTCATTTGGACTGTTGAATGACAGTGAAGAGACGGTTGGCATCACATCGATCCCGCCAGTTGAGTTCCATCAAATCCCGGAATATTTGTCCGATGCACAACCATCTCATCTGATCCACAATGAAGGTCCGAAGGTGGAAGAGTTGGAACCGGAACCTCCGGCTATGGCAAAACCTGACATCAGACCGGATGACTTCGTGGCTTTCAAACCACTGCCCGATGATGCACCCCTGTTGAACGGTGATCTGAATCAGCTGTTGAAATCTTTCGGACTGTTGGATAACGGTGATCGGAAGAAGAAATCAATGAAGTCGGAAACGACGGCAGCACCGGACGTGGCGCCAATGAATGACGTGCCGATGATCGACAAAGATTTGGTTCCGCAGATGGCTACGTTGCTGGATACGCTAGGGATTCAAACAATGAAAAAGGAACGCAGTGGACGGAAGTTCGAAACAAAGAAGAATTCCAATGGGATAGAACCGAAGACGAATGGAGTTTCAACCAAAACGAAGAAGACAATCGATAACGAGGACTACCGTAAATTAGAACAGTTATGGGAAACGATTCGAGAATTGGAGAAACTCAACATTAATCTCACAGATGATTCTCTGGATGCTCTCAATCTCCGGAACTACAACCTGAGTGAGTCATTGCTTGCGCAAGGACCAAACCCGTTGGAAAACGTGGAACTAATGCGCACGAACGAAATCAAGAAGCGTCAGCAGCCGAACCAGCAAAAGAAACCAGAAGAACCTATCAGAATCTCCTTGGATTTAGGAGAGAGCAATTCTTCCTCCACCACGCCTGCCAGCAGCGTAAACTCCCGCCAAGTAGAAATCATTTCCACTACCACGAACAGTACCACAATTCTGGACGTAGAGTCCGACGCTGATCCACCAAGTTCAACCCGATCATCATCATCCGCATCAACATCATCACCAGCATCGACATCGAAACCGGAATCATCTAACAGCGGATCGGAATCGGCCCGAATACACGAAGCCTACGATGACTCCTTCGGTGGATACGATGTGGACCCGGTGGCTCAGCAACCACTGCCTCAGCCCAGTCGCAATGGATTCTACTTCCTGGCGGATTGGAACTCGTTTCTGGAGGTCGGTGAAGATCCCAACAAGGTGGTTATTAATTTCCGACCGCGAGCTGGTGATCCCGCTCGGTTCCTCCCGGTTAATGTGCCGTAA